From one Microcoleus sp. FACHB-672 genomic stretch:
- a CDS encoding Rieske 2Fe-2S domain-containing protein: MLTEAQVSVNQPNELLAGGTDPTQFDCKEAWYPVHYVEDLDKTKPNKFTLLSQDLVLWWDTQANCWRAFEDQCPHRLAPLSEGRIAEDGLLECPYHGWAFQGDGACERIPQALTGTAPQQSKRACVQSLPTAVRQGLLFVYPGQPDNAPKVAVPIIEPLEESPDGWICLNTFRDLPYDALTLLENVLDASHVPFTHHESVGNRANAAPVELDVRSSSKQGFTGLWEEGPRKGTLGQQHTRFIAPNLMLHDLTSKQFGRTMTVVYATPIRKGECRVFARFPFKFSSKLPAFFIKLTPRWYSHLGQNNILEDDQIFLHYQERYLEAKGGSEHFNKAFYLPTKADAFVSQLRQWVNVFAADPFPGESLSPALSTEVLLDRYHSHTVNCSSCRGALANLKRIRLIVAFLGIILWAILPLLNHASVFLNLLPVIAALAWWGLSKLERRFYEGRAVPPRNLPQKK; this comes from the coding sequence ATGCTGACCGAAGCGCAAGTCTCAGTCAACCAGCCGAATGAACTTCTTGCCGGCGGCACTGACCCTACTCAATTTGACTGCAAGGAAGCCTGGTATCCTGTCCATTATGTTGAAGATTTAGACAAGACTAAGCCCAATAAATTTACCCTGCTCAGTCAAGACCTCGTGTTGTGGTGGGACACTCAAGCTAACTGCTGGCGGGCTTTTGAGGATCAATGTCCCCATCGGTTAGCGCCCCTCTCAGAAGGGAGAATTGCTGAAGATGGATTGCTGGAATGTCCTTATCACGGCTGGGCATTTCAAGGTGATGGCGCGTGTGAGCGCATCCCGCAAGCGCTGACTGGGACAGCACCACAACAATCAAAACGGGCTTGCGTGCAATCATTACCGACTGCGGTGCGCCAAGGATTGCTGTTTGTTTATCCGGGTCAACCGGACAATGCGCCAAAAGTTGCTGTCCCAATTATTGAACCGCTTGAGGAATCGCCTGACGGATGGATTTGCCTCAACACATTTCGTGACTTGCCCTATGATGCGCTAACACTACTGGAAAACGTGTTGGATGCCAGTCATGTGCCATTCACGCACCATGAATCAGTTGGCAACCGCGCGAATGCTGCCCCGGTTGAGTTAGACGTGCGTTCATCAAGTAAGCAAGGCTTCACCGGCTTGTGGGAAGAAGGCCCACGCAAAGGCACTCTAGGGCAGCAACATACTCGCTTTATTGCTCCTAATTTAATGTTGCATGACCTGACCTCAAAGCAGTTTGGCAGAACCATGACGGTGGTTTATGCTACACCCATTCGTAAGGGTGAGTGTCGGGTGTTTGCTCGGTTTCCCTTTAAGTTTTCCTCCAAACTTCCCGCCTTTTTTATCAAACTAACCCCGCGCTGGTATTCCCACCTTGGGCAAAATAACATTTTAGAAGATGACCAAATTTTCTTGCATTATCAAGAGCGTTACTTAGAAGCCAAGGGGGGTAGTGAGCATTTTAACAAAGCGTTTTATTTGCCTACCAAAGCAGATGCGTTTGTCTCACAATTACGTCAATGGGTGAACGTGTTTGCAGCTGATCCGTTTCCAGGTGAATCCTTGTCACCGGCACTGTCTACTGAAGTGTTGCTTGATCGCTACCATTCTCATACGGTGAATTGTTCTAGTTGTCGTGGTGCGCTTGCTAACTTGAAACGAATTCGCTTGATTGTGGCATTCTTGGGCATCATTTTGTGGGCAATTCTGCCGTTATTGAATCATGCTTCTGTGTTCCTAAATTTGCTGCCTGTTATTGCTGCATTGGCATGGTGGGGGTTAAGCAAGTTAGAGCGCCGGTTTTATGAAGGTCGTGCTGTACCACCTCGAAATTTACCCCAGAAGAAGTGA